One window of Mediterraneibacter butyricigenes genomic DNA carries:
- a CDS encoding MalY/PatB family protein, which yields MIREEFVRKYAVERKETNCLKWDLLKERFGDPDLLPMWVADMEFHTCEAITDALKERLDQGVFGYSYIPDSYYQVLFDWEERHFGYRPKKEELRLATGVVPALYWFVNCYTEPGDAVMMLTPVYYPFHSAVTDCKRRLVTCDMNYEAGHFTVDFEKFEKLAKEQQVKLFLLCSPHNPAGRVWKEEELERMFSICEKYDILVVSDEIHQDFTFGNQKHIAAPAVAGGKYKDRIVLVNAASKSFNLAALIHSNILIPSPELRKRYDAYRTQHNQTDINLLGLIATEAAYTKGEEWLESLKSVIAANYTYVKEELAQHAPEITVCDMEGTYLPMLDLRKVVDVATDTKTRKVNFRPVSERLCEFVQDRCRLAVDYGAWFGKNFDGFIRLNLATTPENVKQAVDNLIRETRVERAK from the coding sequence ATGATCAGAGAAGAATTTGTCCGTAAATATGCGGTAGAACGAAAAGAAACCAATTGTCTGAAATGGGATCTGTTAAAGGAGAGATTCGGGGATCCGGATCTGCTTCCGATGTGGGTGGCAGATATGGAATTCCATACCTGCGAGGCAATCACGGATGCCTTGAAGGAACGTCTGGATCAGGGAGTGTTCGGATATTCTTACATTCCGGATTCCTATTATCAGGTATTGTTTGACTGGGAAGAACGCCATTTCGGATATCGTCCGAAAAAAGAAGAACTGCGTCTGGCAACGGGAGTAGTTCCGGCATTATACTGGTTCGTGAACTGTTATACCGAGCCGGGAGACGCAGTGATGATGCTGACACCGGTATATTATCCGTTCCACAGTGCGGTGACAGACTGCAAACGGAGGCTTGTGACCTGTGACATGAATTATGAAGCGGGACATTTTACGGTGGATTTCGAGAAATTTGAGAAACTGGCAAAGGAACAGCAGGTGAAACTGTTCCTGCTCTGCTCTCCGCATAATCCGGCGGGGCGTGTCTGGAAGGAAGAAGAACTGGAACGAATGTTTTCAATCTGTGAAAAATATGATATTCTGGTCGTATCGGATGAGATCCATCAGGATTTTACCTTTGGCAATCAGAAGCATATCGCAGCACCGGCTGTGGCAGGCGGAAAGTACAAAGACCGGATCGTACTGGTCAATGCAGCGTCCAAAAGTTTTAATCTGGCGGCACTGATCCATTCCAATATTCTGATTCCGAGTCCGGAACTTCGGAAACGCTATGATGCATACCGTACACAGCATAACCAGACGGATATCAATCTGTTGGGGCTGATTGCGACCGAGGCGGCGTATACCAAAGGCGAAGAGTGGCTGGAGAGCCTGAAATCTGTGATTGCTGCAAACTATACCTATGTAAAAGAAGAACTGGCACAACATGCACCGGAAATTACGGTGTGTGACATGGAAGGGACCTATCTTCCGATGCTGGATCTGAGAAAGGTTGTGGATGTGGCGACAGACACGAAGACGCGGAAGGTGAATTTCCGACCGGTTTCCGAACGTCTCTGCGAGTTTGTACAGGATCGCTGCCGTCTGGCGGTGGATTACGGTGCATGGTTTGGAAAGAATTTTGATGGATTTATTCGTCTGAATCTGGCGACTACACCTGAAAATGTAAAACAGGCCGTGGACAATCTGATCCGGGAGACGAGAGTCGAGCGTGCGAAATAA
- a CDS encoding nitroreductase family protein, with protein sequence MNEIVKSMIERRSVKAYTDEMPSQELIDQIIEAGTYAANGMGMQSAIIVEVTDKATRDQLSEMNAKIMGHEGMDPFYGAPVVLVVLADKSRPTHVYDGSLVMGNLMNAAHALGVGSCWIHRAKEEFESEEGQALLKKWGIEGDYEGIGHCVLGYPKNPLPQAKPRKENFVYYVK encoded by the coding sequence ATGAATGAAATAGTAAAAAGTATGATTGAGCGAAGAAGTGTGAAAGCATATACAGACGAAATGCCGTCTCAGGAACTGATCGACCAGATCATTGAGGCAGGAACCTATGCGGCAAACGGAATGGGCATGCAGTCGGCGATCATTGTGGAAGTGACCGACAAAGCGACAAGAGATCAACTGTCAGAAATGAATGCAAAGATCATGGGACATGAAGGAATGGATCCATTTTACGGAGCACCGGTTGTCCTGGTGGTACTGGCGGACAAGAGCCGTCCGACTCATGTGTATGACGGAAGTCTGGTGATGGGCAATCTGATGAATGCGGCGCATGCACTCGGTGTTGGAAGCTGCTGGATCCACCGTGCAAAAGAGGAGTTTGAAAGTGAAGAGGGACAGGCCCTTTTGAAAAAATGGGGGATCGAAGGGGATTATGAAGGCATCGGACATTGCGTCCTTGGATATCCGAAGAATCCTCTGCCACAGGCAAAACCGAGAAAAGAAAATTTTGTATATTACGTAAAATAA
- the uraA gene encoding uracil permease, with product MGERKIIQVEDKVPFKLLVPLSIQHMFAMFGASVLVPFIFGINPAIVLFMNGVGTLIFMAVTKGKAPAYLGSSFAFLAPAGIVISKMGYEYALGGFVVVGFCGCILSFIIYKCGTKWVDVVLPPAAMGPVVALIGLELSGSAASNAGLLDASPDMKNVIVFLVTLGVTVFGNILFRGFLSVIPILIAVIAGYITALCCGILDFSQVISAPWFAIPNFQMAKFNLGAILMILPVLLVITSEHIGHQVVTGKIIGRDLLKDPGLHRSLFGDNFSTMISGLIGSVPTTTYGENIGVMAVTKVYSVRVIAGAAVLSIVCSFIGKLSMLIQTIPGPVIGGISFLLYGMIGTSGIRILVDSKVDYSRSRNLTLTSVVFVTGLSGIAVNFGDVQLTGMVLACVVAMILSLIFYVLDKLKLTNDREEE from the coding sequence ATGGGAGAACGAAAGATTATTCAGGTAGAAGACAAGGTGCCGTTTAAGTTGCTGGTACCGCTCAGTATTCAGCATATGTTTGCCATGTTTGGAGCGTCCGTGCTGGTACCGTTTATTTTCGGAATCAATCCGGCAATTGTGCTGTTTATGAATGGAGTAGGAACGCTGATTTTTATGGCAGTGACAAAAGGAAAAGCCCCGGCGTATCTGGGCTCTAGCTTTGCCTTTCTGGCACCGGCTGGAATCGTCATCAGTAAGATGGGATATGAGTATGCTTTGGGCGGTTTCGTGGTTGTCGGATTTTGCGGATGTATTTTATCCTTCATTATTTACAAATGCGGAACGAAATGGGTAGATGTTGTACTTCCACCGGCAGCAATGGGCCCGGTAGTAGCGTTGATCGGACTGGAACTTTCCGGTTCAGCGGCAAGCAACGCAGGACTTCTGGATGCGTCTCCGGATATGAAAAATGTGATCGTCTTTCTGGTGACGTTGGGAGTGACCGTTTTTGGAAATATTTTATTCCGCGGATTCCTGTCTGTTATCCCGATTCTGATCGCGGTCATTGCAGGATATATTACGGCGCTTTGTTGTGGAATCCTGGATTTCTCCCAGGTGATTTCTGCACCCTGGTTTGCAATCCCGAATTTCCAAATGGCAAAATTTAATCTGGGTGCAATTCTGATGATTCTTCCGGTGCTGCTGGTAATTACATCAGAGCATATCGGGCATCAGGTGGTGACAGGAAAGATCATCGGACGGGATCTATTAAAAGATCCGGGACTTCACAGATCTCTGTTTGGAGACAACTTCTCGACTATGATCTCCGGCTTGATCGGATCCGTGCCGACCACCACATACGGAGAGAATATTGGTGTCATGGCGGTAACAAAGGTGTACAGTGTGCGCGTGATCGCAGGGGCAGCAGTTCTGTCGATCGTCTGCTCCTTTATCGGCAAACTGTCTATGCTGATTCAGACCATTCCGGGACCTGTCATCGGCGGAATTTCCTTCCTGCTGTACGGTATGATCGGAACATCCGGTATTCGGATCCTGGTGGATTCTAAAGTGGATTACAGCCGTTCCAGAAATCTGACACTGACTTCGGTCGTTTTTGTCACCGGACTTTCCGGAATTGCAGTAAACTTTGGAGATGTTCAGCTGACCGGTATGGTACTGGCGTGTGTAGTTGCGATGATCTTAAGCCTGATCTTCTATGTGCTGGATAAGCTGAAACTGACCAATGACAGAGAAGAGGAATAA
- a CDS encoding sugar phosphate isomerase/epimerase family protein codes for MNYAGRMNSFIFKGGNVLDAIAEYKKMHGLTHLEFNYPEHVEGYDIQELKKAMGDLKVNGLALRWRGSDFLDGDFTHPCEETRRRVIDMCKKATDKCKELGGSVITLWLENDGFEYPFQMDYEKGWKQIVEAIREVADYAPDMKYSIEYKPYEERSFAMVDSTGMTMYLINEVDRPNVGCTLDFCHMLMKHDSPSYGLALAASKGKLFGLHMNDGYGCKDDGLIFGSVNFALAAEFIYYLKRYNYDGVVFFDTFPIREAAAPETQANIDAFEAIREKVERIGVEKITEVVSKHDGISAQNLILEMLR; via the coding sequence ATGAATTATGCAGGGAGAATGAATTCCTTCATTTTTAAAGGAGGGAACGTATTAGATGCCATTGCAGAATATAAGAAGATGCATGGATTAACGCACCTGGAATTCAATTACCCGGAACATGTTGAAGGTTATGATATTCAGGAACTGAAAAAAGCAATGGGAGATTTGAAGGTCAACGGACTGGCGCTCCGCTGGAGAGGCAGTGATTTCCTGGATGGAGACTTTACGCATCCTTGTGAAGAGACAAGAAGACGTGTCATTGACATGTGTAAGAAAGCAACAGATAAATGCAAAGAACTGGGCGGTTCAGTCATCACGCTCTGGCTGGAAAATGACGGGTTCGAATATCCGTTCCAGATGGATTATGAGAAGGGATGGAAACAGATCGTGGAAGCAATCCGTGAGGTGGCGGATTATGCACCGGATATGAAATACAGCATCGAGTACAAACCGTATGAAGAGCGAAGCTTCGCCATGGTGGACAGTACGGGAATGACCATGTACCTGATCAATGAAGTGGATCGACCGAATGTGGGATGTACCTTGGATTTCTGCCATATGCTGATGAAACATGACAGCCCGTCTTACGGATTGGCACTGGCGGCAAGTAAGGGAAAACTTTTTGGGTTACATATGAATGACGGATACGGCTGCAAGGATGATGGATTGATTTTCGGATCCGTAAATTTTGCACTGGCAGCAGAATTTATTTACTATCTGAAGCGTTACAACTATGACGGAGTAGTATTTTTTGATACCTTCCCAATCCGTGAGGCAGCAGCACCGGAAACACAGGCGAATATCGATGCTTTTGAAGCAATCAGGGAAAAGGTAGAGCGTATCGGAGTAGAGAAAATTACAGAAGTAGTATCAAAACATGACGGAATCAGTGCACAGAACCTGATTTTGGAAATGTTGAGATAG
- a CDS encoding sugar ABC transporter substrate-binding protein: MKKKIVAVMLATAMVFSLAACGGGKTDGSASGSDSKTEASAEEFNPDSAEDAMTIEELRDANGADVEVEAGLKLGVVEKSLSNEFWRTLQEGYEKAADNVASATGSDFDIDVEATTDESDETGQQTMAETLTSQGVNALMLSPISDSNLTAAVENAQDAGIPVVNVNDGLIASADYYVGPNAYQNGQLAAEWISNQLGDEGEVAIVIGMAKAFAARERTAGFKDWIEDNNSKLEVVAEQNADWDRQKAKELASTWIQQHPDLKAIFCNNDDMALGVVEAVKAENADILVVGVDGIGEAYDSIRDGGLDATVDSFPYYMAQVATEVTLRALAGQKIPSVVATPQALIDSTNVDKDAADIIGWTDASYVAK; this comes from the coding sequence ATGAAGAAGAAAATTGTAGCAGTAATGTTAGCAACAGCCATGGTATTTAGTCTTGCAGCCTGCGGTGGCGGAAAGACAGACGGAAGTGCTTCTGGTTCTGATTCCAAGACAGAGGCATCCGCAGAGGAGTTCAACCCGGACAGTGCGGAAGATGCAATGACCATTGAAGAGCTGAGAGATGCAAATGGTGCAGACGTTGAGGTGGAAGCTGGTCTGAAGCTTGGTGTAGTAGAAAAATCTCTTTCCAATGAATTCTGGAGAACCCTTCAGGAAGGATACGAGAAGGCAGCAGACAACGTAGCATCTGCAACAGGAAGCGATTTTGATATCGATGTGGAAGCAACCACAGACGAAAGTGATGAGACAGGACAGCAGACAATGGCAGAGACACTGACAAGTCAGGGCGTTAATGCTTTGATGTTAAGCCCGATTTCTGACTCTAACCTGACAGCTGCCGTAGAAAATGCACAGGATGCAGGAATTCCGGTTGTTAATGTAAATGACGGACTGATCGCTTCCGCAGACTACTATGTAGGACCGAATGCATATCAGAACGGACAGCTTGCAGCTGAGTGGATTTCCAATCAGCTGGGAGATGAAGGAGAAGTTGCAATTGTAATTGGTATGGCAAAAGCATTTGCAGCCCGTGAACGTACTGCAGGTTTTAAAGACTGGATCGAAGATAACAACTCCAAACTGGAAGTCGTAGCAGAGCAGAATGCAGACTGGGATCGCCAGAAAGCAAAAGAACTGGCTTCTACCTGGATTCAGCAACATCCGGATCTGAAAGCAATCTTCTGTAACAACGATGATATGGCTCTTGGTGTAGTAGAGGCTGTAAAGGCTGAAAATGCAGATATCCTGGTAGTTGGTGTAGATGGTATCGGAGAAGCGTATGATTCTATCCGTGATGGTGGACTGGACGCAACCGTAGATTCCTTCCCGTATTATATGGCTCAGGTAGCAACAGAAGTTACACTGCGTGCACTGGCAGGGCAG